Below is a window of Salvelinus sp. IW2-2015 linkage group LG11, ASM291031v2, whole genome shotgun sequence DNA.
CTTAGAGGACACTTTAGCATCATTATGAGAGTGATAGCATTTACTGACTGCCTCAGAATGCACATCATAATCCTGTTTTAGACACAGTCTCTTCTTAAAGGTGGTCTTAACATGACAGTTTACTCCAAAAACAAGTTTGCTTCTCAGCACATCATAATCATGTTGTAGTCCAGTGTGTTCTAGACACAGTCCGCCTAAAATTATAGTTAAGTTTTAAATTTAAATTACGTTTGTCAGATGCTTTAAGACCTCAAAAGTGTTCTAATGCCAAGATGCATCCAGGCCATCTGTTGTCTATCCAGCAATATGCTTCCCTTTCCCATTCATTTGTGATTGAGGAATATAGCCGGATCTACATAAGAGGTGGCATGAGAAGTGGTCTCATCTTGACATTAAACCATGCACTTTATGAGATCTGCACTAACTTTGATTTTAAAGTCAACTCTCACTTTAATGTTGCCTATAGGCCAATGAAGTGATGTCAGCTTCCGGGTGATGTCTAAAGAAGGGTGAGGCTGATAGGACTTCCCTGCCAACCCCTATCTTACCCAGAAATGTAGTGGTGTATCTGTCTGCCCCTGGGTGTTCCCAGTGCCTGTGCCATGTACTGCTGAAGAAACACAGGGTGTGCCCCAGGGTTATGCGCTTGCCCCCCTACTCTTCATAATCTACAGTACATACTCCCACTTGGACAGATACTTGAACCTCGATGCCCTGTCCCACCCTGAGTGTGTTTGTTTtcctctggtccagggtgttctCTGTGCCATGAGCGACAAGAACTGAATCCTACCACTCTTTAAATACTTGGGCAAGCTCGGTATACTTTTACAGTGTTGGGTTAGGGTGGAGCAGAAGGGAATCGTTCATATAATTTCATGTTGAAACACTTTCATGTTGGGGCACGGCAGACAGTTATCCACTAGTGGGGTTCTTAATATTATGTTATTTTAGCTGGTTCCATATGCAAATAAGCTGTTATTTACTGGTTTATTAAGGGTTGCCAAGCGTAACGCAGGTTGACATAaagtgtagtcaactttgttTAAAGAGCAGAAAGAATCTGATTGGTTTAGGGCAGAACAAATCTGATTGGTTTCTAAAAGGTCAATTGGCGGAGTTTAACAGATGCACAACTTTTGAAAACATGGCAGAGGTTTGATCTGAGAATCTTGTAAATAAAACTTTGAGTTACAAGTTGTAATATTTTGAAATCATTATTGTGTTACAGTAGTCAGACAAATGAGACAATATCTCTAAGATACAACTGGTGTCCTGACTTGAAGCAAAGAGTCAAATGTAGCATACTTGCAGCAACATACTAAGCTAATCAGAGAAATCTAGCAAGCTAAGCATTATGACCTCAATTCGGAGATAAAATCCTACCACAGTATTCTGATGGTCAAAGGTTGTGTTAGAGACATTGAGTGGCACTATGAGCAGCCCACTACTCACCCGTGAGTGGCAGAGGAAGCCGACGTAGAGCAGCAGTGAGGCAGGCAGCAGGACTAGGGTGAACACGGCCACCAGGACCAGGACACACACCAGGACCACGCCCACATTCCACAACAGCAGCCCTGCCCCGCACGCCACACAGCCACACCTGCCCCGGCGGCTGCCCCACGCGCTGCCCTCACTGTGGGCCAGGGGAGGGGGCAGCATCTtcaccccctcccccacccagCCCCCCTCATCCAGGTCCACGTCCACCCCACACATcctgatggggagagagagatggaaggagaaaggaggagagagagaatacattgaTACATTTAACCATGGAGTTTTATCAGTAGGAGAGTGAATAGTCCAATGTCATTCTTCATGGATGTAGCGTAATCCTACTTTTCCTGCAATCCCCTGCCTATTGTTCTATATTTCCCCACACGTTAATGTCTTTACCACCGGGATGTCACGGACCAACACACAGCTTTGTGACTAATGGTAAACCAGTAATGATATTTGACGTACAGCTATAAAACATGCTTCTGAGAGAGGAAACATTAACTATGGATTTGGTGTAAGGCTGCATGAGCTGTgactaaaccacacaaaaacaacactagacactatggaacacaaagcttttactatctcatcctagaatatacaaggtctgaggtcatctgccttcggcctaaagagcaggaacacaGACTTcctcaaagaaattggaaatacagacattgtcatcctacaagaaacatggtataaatgagacggacccactggttgccctctaggttacagagagctggtagtcccatctaTCAAACTGCCTGGTGTGAAACAGGGTAGAGACTTAGGCTGTATTTTAATTTGGTACAGAGCGGACCTAACACACTCTATTAAGTTAGttcaaacaggaacattttacatctatctagaaattaataaggaaattatctcaacagagaaaaatgtcctcatgtgtgctacctactgtatatcccccccaatagaatcgccatactttaacgatgacagttTCTCCAtcttagagggggagatcaacaatttccaggctcagggacatgtactagtctgtggcaacctaaatgccagaacaggacaagaacccgacaccctgagcacacagggggacaaacacaactacgacaacataaccaacacaaCCCCTGCTGCGCTGTtggacgctgggtatgtacatagtcaatggtaggcttcgaggggactcctatggtaggtacacctatagctcatctcttggcagtagtactgtatactactttatcactgacctcaacccagagtctcttagagcgttcacagtcagtccactgacaaccctatcagatcacagcaaaatcacactctacttgaacaagCATTACGCAATCATGAGGAATCAAagtcaaaggaactgaataatattaagaaatgctatagatggaagggaAAAAGTGTGGAGATCTACCAgaaaactattaggcaacaacaaattcaatcccctctagacaatttcctggacaaaaggtttcactttaatagtgaaggtgtaaacttggcagtagaaaacctaaacagtatatttgacctctcagcttccctatcaaatctaaaaatgtcaagcagacaacctaagtaaattaacaacaacgacaaatggtttgatgaagaatgcaaaaacctaagaaagaaattgagaaacttaTCCAACCAAacacatagagacccagaaaacctgagcctacgccttcattATGGtgaacacgaagagttatctatccaaaatggagatgtatggataaaccacttctccaatctttttggctctataacaaagaacaaacagcaaaaacatatacatgatcaaataaatcttagaatcaactattaaagactaccagaacccacaggattctccaattacattgaatgaactacaggacaaaatacaaactgtCCAATCCAAAAAGGcctggggttgatggtatcctaaattaaatgacaaaatatacagaccacaaattccaattggctatactcattaacatcatcctcagcgctggcatcttccccaatatttgaaaccaaggactgatcaccccaatccacaaaagtggagacaaatttgaccccaataactaccggggtatatgtgtcaacagcaaccttgggaaaatcctctgcattatcattaacagcagactcatccATTTTCTCAtccaaaacaatgtactgagcaaatgtcaaattgtctgtTTTAGcaaattactgtacgacagaccacgcattcatcctgcacaccctaattgacaaacaaacaaaccaacacaaaGGCAGTAttatcatgctttgttgatttcaaaaaagctttcaactcaatttggcatgagggtctgctatacaaagtGATGGAAAGTGgtattgggggaaaaacatacaacattataaaatccatgtacacaaacaagtgtatggtaaaattgacaaaaaacacacatatgTCTTTGCACAGGgctggggggtgagacagggatgcagcttaagccccaccatcttcaacatatatatcaacgaattggcgagggcactagaaaagtctgcagcacccggcctcaccctactagaatctgaagtcaaagtctacggtttgctgatgatctggtgcttctgtccccaaccaaggatggcttacagcagcacctagatcttctgcacagattctgtcagacctgggtccGGACAGTATATCTCAGTCAGACAAAAATAATGgagttccaaaaaaggtccagttgcacaataaaaattccatctagacaccattgccccaGAGCagacaaaaaacgatacataccttggcctaaacattagcaccacaggtaacttccacaaagctgttaacgatctgagagacaaggcaagaagagccttctaaactatcaaaaggaacatcaaattcgacataccaattaggatctggctaaaaatacttgaatcagttatagaacctattgccctttatggttgtgaggtctggggtccgctcaccaaccaagaagtcacaaaatgggacaaacaccaaattgagactctgcatgcagaattatgcaaaaatatcctctgtgtacaacgtaaaacaccaaataatgcatgcagagcagaattaggccgatacccactatcAAAATCCTGAaaaagctgttaaattctacaacctaAAGGAaaagattcccaaaccttccataacaaagccatcacctacagagaaattaacctggagaagagcctcctaagcaagctggtcctgtggctctgttcacaaacagaccctacagagccccaggacatcaacacaattagacccaaccaaatcatgagaaaacaaaaagaaaatgacttgacacattggaaagaatttacaaaaagactgcgcaaactagaatgctatttggccctaaacagagagtactaAGTGACAGTATATTAAGAAACTCCCATATCTagtgggtgaaataccacagtgtgacatcacagcagcaagttttgtgacctgttgccacaagaaaaggacaaccagtgaagaactaacaccattgtaaatacaacctatatttatatttatttattttcccttttgtactttaacaatttgcacatcattacaacactgtatatatacataatataacatttgacatgtctttattattttggaacttttgtgagtgtaatgtttactgtaaattttttattgcttatttcacttttgtttattatctatttcacttgctttggcaatgtaaacatgtttcccatgccaataaagccacttaaaattgggaaaaaaatggagagagagagagagagagagagagagagagagagagagagagagagagagagagagagagagagagagagagagatgaaacaacAAGGTACAGTATATTGTTGTTCCACAGAACACAATAAGGACTCATAAAAGGACCCAATTACCCTTACCATCACGCCCAGATACATTTAAATATCTTGTGTCCGGtatattatcattattttcatCACCCCGCCCCATCCCTATCCCCACCCCATCCTGCGCTTAGTGGAATCGATAACAGCGATCTGTCCACCGCCCCTCCCCACCCCTTCACCGACCGGGCTTCTTAGTAGCAGCACCACCCCCTGGAtaaaaactggttaaatcaatgttgtttccacatcatttcaaccaaaaaatgtaatgtaataacgTTGAATCAGTGCGGAAAACGGATTGGATTTGCAACATAAATCatcaacttttaacctaaatccaatgaattGTTGGTTGATTTCACGTTTGAATTTACATTTGTTGGcagctcaaccaaatgtaaatcaaaactagacgttgaactgacgtctgtccCCAGTGGGACTCACAActataaataacacatttaaaaGCCAACACTGTCATCATACTTAAGATATAGTATTTCGCAAAATACAACAATCCAAGCAGATTTGTATTCCAAATATATTTGTACATTTACCTCGCTCTGGTGTCTCTGTCACTATGCCTCAGAAGTCTCCTTTGAAATTGTTGACCCCAGAACAGGAGCAGGTGCTTCCAAACTCCAGAGTATGTCAGAATAAGATGATATTTCCTCGTTTGCTGAGaacagtaaaaacaaacaaaacagcgcTTCATAGGATGCGCACCTATTGCCTTTTCCAAGACAGTAGCACAGTGATGCTTGTGTGCTGAGTTCGAGTGTGTATAGATCAGAGCGGTGCGCAGAGCGCATGCTGTGAGTATGTGTACTATGTTAGTGtttgagtgagagagatagagagagagagagagagagcgagagataaagagagagagagagagagagagtttgagagagtcCACCTCAGCACAATTGGACACGGCACACTGTCCTCTTCAACATTAGTGACTTCACACGCAAGTGGTGGAGTTAAAATGAGATAACGGGATGAGCAGACCATACCATAAACCCTATTAGTATTCGCCTGTTTAAATGATGTCCCACTTCTATTGTCCTCTTCTCTTTTAGCTGAATCTGATTTTCCCAACGTTTGACCTTACTTTGGAAGCTCatctaatgtttttttttgtacttttaattttatccaagtttactttgagcaTCATAAACTTACTCTCATGTAATGCATTACTGCATCCCTATGTTAATTATCCTTGTTTACCAAAAGCCTTGGTAAAAGCGGCATCATATAAGCACAAATCCCTCAGTGATGCAGCATCAGAAGACCAAAGCCAGGCAAAGCAGCACTCATCTCTTGGACATAGGCTGCTTGTTGGCAGTGTTACCGGCTCTGGTACTGTTAACCTACAGATGGGACATGGAGGGCTTGATTAATAATCCCTGTTGGTTATATCAGCCAGACATGAGGCTGTCCTACGCACCTCTCTGATGAGAGAGGCCTGGATTGGGCTATCCCCATGTGACAGATTACGGAGATCATACCCCGCTCACCCCCTCTAATGTCTCACAGTAGCCGATACAGCAGTCCCtcccaaacaaaaaaacaaacacacacacacactgtcactctctCCACATTCTCTCCACTTCCCTTGCTGTCTGTAGGAATGGGCCGGGCCCAGCTGGGGACTAGGTTAAACTGATGGTATGACATGGTTGACAAATGATGAATAGAAAACTCTCCTTggagtattctctctctctctctctggtgtaggaCCTTTTACTGGAAAAACCACCCTGTGTAGTCCTCTCCCACTGATACTCAGGACAACTTCTCAATGCAGTCATACTGACATCTGCTGGTCTGTTCGGTTATGGTTTCAAACATGGTTGGTCTTTTTTGTTCGTTACCTAATCATGCTTAGTTGTCAATTGAAAGGTTTGAACAGTTTCAAGTcaaaacacacagtcacagcTGTTTAATCATTCATTTTTATTGTAATGCAAAGCAGCCATAAGTTACTGTAACTTAATATCAGCCAGGAATAGATCTCTCTGGTCAATGTAacctctgtctgtccctgaccTCAGACACCCCACTGATCCCCTTCACTATCTGTATATTAAACTGTATTGAGCTCTAcctacagacagaccagagagctgcACTAATGGATGAGCTCAAGCtgtactcgctctctctctctctgaactccTTCTTCCTCAGGCTTTTA
It encodes the following:
- the LOC111970623 gene encoding transmembrane protein 88B; the protein is MKRCFVCFYCSQQTRKYHLILTYSGVWKHLLLFWGQQFQRRLLRHSDRDTRARMCGVDVDLDEGGWVGEGVKMLPPPLAHSEGSAWGSRRGRCGCVACGAGLLLWNVGVVLVCVLVLVAVFTLVLLPASLLLYVGFLCHSRVLDSHSPFCRYLDDNSCSALIILGFVMMSPLVVVAAAIFCGLLRRLRXLLLFQPITRAWYRGQGLDWGGDVRAWV